The Candidatus Methylomirabilis tolerans DNA segment CTCCGGAAGCACTCCCGATCGGGAGCGGAGCAGGAGCGGATCCAGGAGCTCGAGGCGGCGCACCGGCAGGTCACGAAACTTGTGAGGGAGATATTTGAACTTCTCGAGAATGGCGCGCGTGAGCGGGCCGTCCAGCGGGTCGAGCGGGAACTGGAACAGATAGCGTTCACGCGCCAGGACGAACAGATTGACCGGCTGCGAGTCTACTATGACGCAGCCGCACTGCAGTCGATGCAACGCACCCGCGCCGTCGCGACTCAGGGAGAACTGTTAGCCGGGGTCGTCGTGCTGCTCACCCTCGCATGGGGCGCCGGGCTACTGTTTGGGACGCAACTATGGTTGGTCAAGCCTCTGCAAGCCATCGGTCGTGCGACCGCGATCATCAGTACCGGGGAACTGACTCATCGACTCCAGGTCAGCTCACGGGATGAGTTGGGCGAGCTGGCGAACTCGATCAATCGCATGGCCCAGTCGCTGAAAGGGATTCAGGAACGCTTGCTGCAAGCCGAACGATTGGCGGCGGCCGGCGAACTCTCCGCCTACGTTGCACACAATATCCGCAACCCATTGGCGAGCATCCGGTCTACTGCTCAGGCAGCCCTCACAGGATCGGACCAGTCCGCAGCGATCCGGCTTACGCTGCAGAGCGTTGTGGAGAGCGTAGATCGCCTGAACCAATGGGTGCGCCATTTCCTCTTCGCCTTGAAACCGATTACGCCGTCCCTGACCCCTGCCGATCTGAACCGGGTGGTGGCACAGGCGCTGGACATCGTCCGCCCGACGGTTGAGGGGAAGCGGATCGAGATAGAGTTGAGCCTTGCCGAGGCGCTGCCGCTCGTCCCGCTTGACGAGGGGTACTTTGAACAGGCCTTCATTGCCCTGCTGACCAATGCATGCGAGGCAACGCCTCATGATGGGCGGATTAGGATCGCCTCCCG contains these protein-coding regions:
- a CDS encoding HAMP domain-containing protein; translation: MLIRTKLRIGYLVIFILVVCIGLVMVWALRSWETAVQDLTLSHAQGLRAERLRGDLYRQIKEILDRFVSGDRSARGEFENLGVRVDGELNDLRKHSRSGAEQERIQELEAAHRQVTKLVREIFELLENGARERAVQRVERELEQIAFTRQDEQIDRLRVYYDAAALQSMQRTRAVATQGELLAGVVVLLTLAWGAGLLFGTQLWLVKPLQAIGRATAIISTGELTHRLQVSSRDELGELANSINRMAQSLKGIQERLLQAERLAAAGELSAYVAHNIRNPLASIRSTAQAALTGSDQSAAIRLTLQSVVESVDRLNQWVRHFLFALKPITPSLTPADLNRVVAQALDIVRPTVEGKRIEIELSLAEALPLVPLDEGYFEQAFIALLTNACEATPHDGRIRIASRLVCDGEIPTGVAVELTDNGTGIPPEMIEKVFTPYFTTKSDGVGLGLTMAQKVASAHGGSLTVSNRQEGGTAAQILLPITHPTGAGRNG